GATGATGCGGACCTTGCTGCAAGTCCCCGTGGGTGGGAGCGGGTGGCTTGGCACATTTAGGGACCCACTGGCCTCTAGCTGCCAGCAGATGCTAAACGAGCTTCCATGCATCCAGGTCCTGACAATGCCCGAGGTCTTGGATCAGCTGCCCTGAGCACAGCACCGGTTTCTCCCATGCCGCGAGGCTGGGGCTGTCTCGGGAAAGCCTCTTCCAAGTAACCTGGTGGCTTCATTTCCACCTGCCCTGCAACAAAAATGACGGTTTGTGTCGCAGCAGAAGCGTACGGAGCAAAAGGAGAGATGCTCCGGTGCGGCGAGGCCAGCCCCGGCCTGGGGGCGTAGACCCGGAGCGAGCCTTTTCCTCCTGCCCGGATCTGGGGTCTCGGGGTCCTCCCCATCTCCCCGCGCCGAGAGCCTCGGTAATGTCTGGCCCTCGTTTCTTCTCGTTCCGCAGTGTGGGGCTTTGGTTTTCTCAGTGTGTCGATGATTAACGTGGCCTCCCTGCTCGGAGTCTTCATCATACCGTGTACCGAGAAGGCCTTTTTCAGCCGGGTCCTCACGTTTTTCATCGCGCTCTCCATCGGCACGCTGCTCTCTAACGCGCTCTTCCAGCTCATCCCAGAGGTGCGGTAGAAAGTCCCTGCCTCTCTCCCGTCTCCGAGGGCAGCTCTCCGGGCACCCTCTCTGCCTCCACCCTGCCGAATCGAACCGATCCCTCCGTCACCCGAGGCTGAGGGCTTGTCTCAGGGGCTCCGCAGGGCTTTTCTCACCCCTCCGAGCACCAGGAAACCCTGTCGAGTGTTCAGGCAGCGTGGGGAGGCTGCTGGCCAGGTCTGAGCTCCGGCAAGGGGCTGGGAGAAGCCTTTTGCTCCTGCCCCATGGGCTGCGTCTGCTTCCCAAGGGAATTTCTCCCTCGGAGGGATGTGCTCAGCCCTGCTTCACACAGAGCTGCCCGGCTCTGAGGCTGCTGAGATGCAGCAGTGCTCGTGGTGTGAGCTGGATGGAAAGACGTGCAAGGCGGAGGAAATACCGGTGTAAAAGCACAGAGAGCAGCCCAGAGAAGCACCAGCTTCCTCTCGAGTCAGCCAactttttacaaatgttttaattgcccttcttttttccccaccctgaTTTACAAGACTGATGTTCCCACAAGGGTTGAGGCTTATGTGAGGTTTCCTGGTGCTCCGATGGGTCCGACAGATACATCGCAAATTAATTGTGTTGTAATTGCACAGTTCTGGAGTTGAATAAATACGCCCATGCGCTCTCAGATTGGACACCTTCAAAACACGCGTGCTTCCTTGACCCCCCGGTCCAGGCAGCTTCACAGAGcccttctccatctcctggGGAGGCGAGGAGCTGGATCTGAGCTCCTGCGCATCCAGTCTTAACACTCCGTATTTAAGGTGCAGCCTTCCCTCTGAGCAGAGCACCCTTTGCTGCCACTGGGTTTTGCCCCCCGGCGTTGCCTGCTTTGCTCTCGTCCGTGTTGGCGGGGGGGAggatatcttttttttcaaggCTCCTTTTCAACTCCAGAACTGCGACTTTTATTTGCCGAACATAAAAACCAAGCGCCTGTGTTTCCTGATCTGCCAGGAACTGAAATGACTTACGTACGCTCCACCCTTGCCATCAGTCGGAGCATCCCAGTCCCAGCTGGCTTGCGGGGACCAGCTGTGTCTCTCCAGGCTGCAGAATGAGGATGGAGCGTACGAGATGCTCGGGGGACCTCGGTGCTCTGTGGCCCTGGAACGGCCGCCCGATGTCCCACGGGGACtcggggagcagagctggggtgctGGCTCTGAAACAGCCTGGCTGCCAAAACTCGGCTTCATCCTGGTGCTAAAAGAGAGCTGCTTGCTCCAAGGGAGGGATCCTCTCCCGGTTATTTGGCACGAGCTCCGCAGCGGGGTGTCCGTCCAGCGCTTCCCAAAGAGCTGTTTCCAGAGCCACTCAGCACCAGGTTTGCCCTCTTGAACCATCGCTGGATGAACAAGCAATCACTAATGAATgtcctcttctctcccccccctccctccctcctctctctttcctttcgGTATGgattccttcccctccctccccttccccacgtTGATCTCCTTTCCCTCCGACAACCTCCCCTCATCCGAATCCCCGGGGTGGGTTTGGCACGCACGCCGCAGTCTGGGGTTACGGTTTCCTCTGCGTGACCGTCATCTCCCTCTGCTCGCTGGTGGGAGCCAGCGTGGTGCCCTTCATGAAGAAGACCTTTTACAAGCGGCTGCTCCTCTACTTCATAGCTCTGGCGATTGGAACTCTCTACTCCAACGCCCTCTTCCAGCTCATTCCCGAGGTAGGGTGAGGGCCGTCGGGTctgtccttttctctctctcgggggctgtttctctttttctgggcGCTCGCtggctggagaaggggaaggcgGCATCGGAGGGGAGCCAAGAGCGAGGTACGGAGGCTGGAAGCCCCTCGGGACCGCAGTCGGAGCTGGCGTTTCGCCCCTCTTTGGAAAGGAGTCGCTCCAGGGAGCCCTCCAGTCTGCTTCAAGCAGAGAAGCGCTGTGTTATTACCCTTTCTAGCCCTGCAGGCACGTCGCCTTTGTGCCGAGATGGCGGAGGCTTTCTAAGCCTGCTGTTAGCATCCCTGTCCTGGTGTGCAGGGTGGTGGATCCAATTTGGGGCACAGCTGGCTTGGCTGAGGGAGTGAGGGAGATTAAAGGCGCACGAAGGCGTTTTCTGAGCTTGcccccaaagcagctgctgcttagAGAGGGGTCAGAATGCGGCGGTCTTGCCCCAGAGGTGCCaggggcaaaggcagatgaagGATGCTGCCGGAGACCGTTCCTCAGTCCTGTCACTTGTCCCCTTTTGCCTGCAGGCGTTTGGATTCAACCCTCAAGAAGCTTACTACGTTTCCAAGTCCGCCGTGGTGTTTGGGGGCTTCTACCTCTTCTTCTTCACCGAGAAGGTCCTGAAGATGCTCCTGAAGCAGAAGGACCAGGTGAGGTTGAGGAGGGGCTGCTCGGAGCGCTGTTTGGGTGGGAAACGGCAGAATTGCCAGGGGTGGCTGACGCCCGTGAATCCCCCCTGTCCCACAGCATCACCACGGGCACAGCCACTACGGCCCCGAAGCTCTGCCCTCCAAGAAGGACCAGGAGGAGGGGGTCACCGAGAAGCTGCAGAATGGGGACCTGGACCACATGATCCCGCACATAACCAGCGAGCTGGAGTGCAAGACCCCCTCCGGGGATGAGAAGGTTGTGGTGGGCTCCCTCTCTGTCCAGGTTAGTGTCTCCTCCTGTGGGGTTGTGGGTGGGcgtgtggggaaaaaaacaacccaaacaactGCCTGTcaatgaaaaagagaagttttgAAGCCCATTGCAGCTCCCTGATGAAATTCTCTGTGGGTGGTGGGAAGCAAACGGCTCAGGTCAAGCTTTGTGTGGATTTAATGCATGGAGGGGTGGGTTCCCCTGGCCGGTGGAGGGAGCAGTGACCCCCCCCAGaccagctgggtgctgagccCTTGCTGTCGGGGTGCCGTGGCAGGACCTGCAGGCCTCCCAGAGCGCATGTTACTGGCTGAAGGAGGTGCGATACTCCGACATCGGCACGCTGGCGTGGATGATCACCCTCAGCGACGGCCTCCACAACTTCATCGACGGGTTGGCCATCGGGGCCTCCTTCACCGTCTCCGTCTTCCAAGGGATCAGCACCTCCGTGGCCATCCTCTGCGAGGAGTTCCCGCACGAGCTGGGTACGTGAGTCCTCGGGGAAAGGCGCTGCGAGGGCTCTCAGATCTGCCTCTCTTTTAAGGCTAACCCTGCCGCTTTCCTGATCCTACCCGTTGTTTCTCGAAAGGCAAATGTGGGGTGGAATAAACAGAGTAatgatggggggggggaaaggcaaGGCTGTAAACTACACTGAGTAATCGCAGCTCTAAAAATAACGAGGTAATATGATGTCTGAGATTTAAATTTAGATGGAgacatctgaagaaaaaaaaaaaaaacaccaacactTCGTTGGTTTGGGAATGGGGAGGCAGGCAGCGGTTTGGGTTTGAACGTCCGAATTTATGCgcgggcagggccaggagctggcaggcagctgctgtgggcagTGCTCGGCGCCAGCGGGCACGGGGAGCCCATGCTTGACCTCCTGCAAAAGCAGGCGCTTAAAACGAGCACCTCGGTGCTGTCCCaacgctgctgctgcccgcccAGTGacagccccttcccttctcATCCTCTTCTCCCGCAGGGGACTTTGTCATCTTGCTGAACGCCGGGATGACCATCCGCCAAGCGCTCTTCTTCAACTTCATCTCCGCCTGCTGCTGCTACGTGGGCTTGGCCTTCGGCATTGTGGCCGGCAGCCACTTCTCTGCCAACTGGATCTTCGCTCTGGCCGGAGGGATGTTTCTGTACATCGCACTGGCTGACATGGTAAATGATGAGCCCAGGGTGCTGCCGGGCTCGTGGTTGGGACCTTACcagggttgttttgtttttttcctggctggGAATTGCTCTGGCTTGCCCTTGGAGGCGAGGCAGGCACGGAGAGCACGGGGGGGATGGTTGCTCTGTCCCCCCTGCCAACGCAGATGTTGTCTGTAGTGGCCGGCGTTTGTCTCCgctttgctttgcctcctgGGCTGGTGATGCTGagagccccgggccggggggtgAATGTTTACTGGGACAGTGGCATGGGGTGGGAAGCAGCGGGGAAGGACGGAGCCGCTCCTGTTGCTGAGCCCGGCCATCGCTCTCTCTTCCCCCTACCCAGTTCCCCGAAATGAATGAGGTCAGCCAGGAGGACGAGCAGAACGGCAGCACGCTGATCACCTTCGCCATCCAGAACGCGGGGCTGCTGACAGGGTTCACCATCATGGTACTGCTCACCATGTACTCTGGCCAGATCCAGATCGGGTAGGACCAGCCCGTCTTACAGCCCTGTTCCAGTTTTTCTGcggttttttttggggggaaggggtattttttttctttttttttttttttccttcttttccttctttccttttcctgctgcaagCATATGACGGTACCTGTGCGGGCACTGACATCACACTACAGAAGCAGAGGCATTGCTTTTAAAGCTATTCCACagacttaattttattttggtttaaggCTGAGGGGAGCTTAATCCCCTTCGCCGTAGGACCGAACTGACTGGAGGATCTCTTTCCGGTGTCATATCCCTTCTCTTCTTGCGTCTCCTGGGAAGGATGGAGTTGGGAGACAGGAGCTCCTCTAGCCGTGTTGCTCCCGTCCTTGTGCTCGGAGCGGTGCGATGGGATGCGATGCTCCCCTGGCCCCTTTTCAGGGGATGCGTGATGGGGGGCCGTGGGGTACAGGGCTAGCGCTGGACGCGAGCTGCCTCCgcctgctcccctgccaggGAATGGATGCGCAGCGGGTGAAAAGTACCACCGCAAAGAAGGGGAACGGGGACCCGCCACATTCGCCGGCATCGTACAAGGAGCTGGCGTTTCTCTCCTGCATGGAGAGGTGGTATCCTGCTGCAGGAGCGTGCAGACCAGCGTAAACCCTCCTTCTGAGAGAGTTACCTACCATCCAGTCCTCGGAGCTGCGCTCTGCAAGCACAGAGGGCTgccgaggaagaggaggctcGAGGAGCACAGCTCATGATTTGAGCATCATCCTTGCTGTCTTCAGAAACATGTCTCTGGAGCCACGTCTGGTTTTTCTCCCGTTCTGCCTTGGCAGCCCGGACGATGCCCTGGGAAGGGCAGGGTGAAGAgggttaggttttttttgtttgggtttttgttttttttttttaaaagcacattctGGGTGTCAGCACTCGGAGCCGAGGACGCCAAACCACACGCTGTGCGGGTCGGACTGACGGACGCGGGCTGCGTGGGGCAGCGGCTGGGAGAAGGCTAGCAGGATGCTCTTACCTCTCTTATGCCCTTGCTGCTGTACGGGTGGGGGGTCAAAAAcacccccttctccttccatgAGGGCAGCCGGGCGGCGATGCTGGCGAGAAAGGCGCAAGAGCAGTGTggggcaagggcagagccggcACGGCGAGCCCCTGCCTGGCCACGGGCTCCCCAGCCGGGGGATCGGTCCTTACACTGTGACCAAGCTCACGCCGACACCTGGGAACGGACACCGGCTTTTAAACACTGGTGCTGCTGAGTTGCTgaggtttggggtggggtgggggggttgtttttaaaaaaaaaaaaagaaaaaaaaatagactgtgAACCTCTTTAGGTTGTGCATTTCCAGCCTTAGGGAGTAGCCAGAGAAGGGTGTTACAGGCACTTCATAGCTCTGCTTCTGGGCTGGCTTTCCCCAGATTCACTAGGTGAATTGACTTATTATCATATTGATAATGTTGCCCACCCCACCCGTGTCGCTTGAGGCTCCCTTGcacccccttcctccccccaaacCTTATCCTGCACCCAGGAGAGGTGAGTTTGTGGCCACGCTGATAAGCGGGAGCCGATTTAGGCAGCTTACCCTAGTGGGTACGGTGCTGGATTGGGATGAAAGAGCGGTGCGGATGGCTTTGAGAAGTGCTTTGGTGTACGTGTCAGGGATGGCTTGTCACTGAGTGTCTTCCTTCGCTCCCTTGCCCGTGCAGGTGGCCGTGGGTGTGCGTGACGGGGTGATGGCCATCCTGATGCCTCGGCTCGGTGCTGCTCGGCACCGGGGGCTGGAGCTGCGGCTCCCCACACCTTCCGTTCCACCCCTGTTGGAAAGCAAAGCGGAGGGTGTGCTGGGTGTTTTTCCTGCCCATGGCAAGAGGGGCGAGGGACCTCAGTCCTTGGCGTAGCCTGGGCCAGGCTCGGCACCATCCAGTAGCATCGTGCCCTGGTTTGATCGCTGGCTCAAACCTCACTGTCGTTCCTAATTTGCCTTAGGTACCAGCTGGATGACGTTCCTCTTAGGCTACTAACAGTTGTCCCTGAGTCCATAGGTCTCTGCCTGTTGAGATGTGGCACTGCCAGTATCCTCGTGGCTCGGCATCTCTGTTCTCGGTGGCTTTGGCTAGGCTAGGCATTGACTTTGTCCCCTTGGCACCCAGGAGGCTGTTTGTTGGCTTTGTCCCGCACCCAGAAGGTTAAATATCAGCATGTCGAGGAGCAGGGAGCCTTCTTGGGAGCACCCTTCAACCCAGAGGTACCACACGGTCCTTGGGCCGCTTGCTGCCCTTGGTGATGCCTTCAAGGAGAGATGGGCTCTGCTTCATCCCGTGCAGTGTCTCTCGTTCGTGTGGACAGTCATCGTAAGTCACTCGTCTCTCTGTGGCTGGTCCGTGGGACAGAGCCACCTCGAAGAAGCATTGATCTGCCCTCGGTCAGGCACCCAGCTGTCTCTGCAGCACCTTCCAGTCATTGCCCGTGCTTCAGATTGCTGCTAATTTCTCAGTAGCTGGGGAGGAAAAGTGGTATTGGAAACTCCCTTTCCCTGCTTGAGAGAGCTGCAGCCCCGTCTGACCGACTTGATGTGGAAAAACTGAGTCCTTTGAATGGCATATGTGCCCTCTCCTCTCCGAAGGAAGTATTTGGAAAACACTGTATCGCTGGCGGCTTTCCATGGGGCAGAGGGCAGCCATAGCACTGCCAGGGCTAAGTCGTGGCTGGCAGGAGCGGTTCAGCGGTGTGCACAGATGGAAAAGCCTCTGTGTTGGAGGCGAAGGGGGGGCAAATCTTGTTGTCTGTCCCCTGGGGACCGCGAGGCGCTTGCGGACTGTGGCTGGCAGGTCCTCTGCGTCCCCAAGAGCTGGAAATGTGGCAAGGAGTGACGCTCGGCTTCCTCGGAGCCAGTACGGGTGCACGGTGGGGATCGTGAGTCCGTTGTCTTCTCGTTTGGAGTTTAACCCTGTTTCTTGCCAACTGAGTTGACTTTGAGAAATCTGCAACCcagaggtttgggggggggggggggggggggagtgaaACCCCTCCAAGAAGCAAGGGTCCTCGCAGAGAGGGACCCTCCCTCCACCGAAGGAGCGGTGGGAGAGAGCTCCTGTTCCTGGCTTGGGCAGGCTGGTACCTGCCGTCggggaagggatggggcaggTGGGAGGACGAGGAGGGAAAGCAACCCAAATCAAGCTCgttatggatttttttcatctgtgtttcCCTTCCTGTGTCCAGTTCGAAGCTCAAGTTCCATCTCAGTATTTCAATAACTC
This Pelecanus crispus isolate bPelCri1 chromosome 21, bPelCri1.pri, whole genome shotgun sequence DNA region includes the following protein-coding sequences:
- the SLC39A14 gene encoding metal cation symporter ZIP14, producing MIPGAGPWGCCLLALLCLLPCPRVRAGRDAAGPALSADSFLQDLLQRYGESETLSLKQLKALLNRLDVGVGHANVSHTPQQRVNLSQCFSSVELFAIHNLSEGSAVGHREFKEFCPTILQQLESGACASENMENEENEQTEESRPSSAEVWGYGFLCVTVISLCSLVGASVVPFMKKTFYKRLLLYFIALAIGTLYSNALFQLIPEAFGFNPQEAYYVSKSAVVFGGFYLFFFTEKVLKMLLKQKDQHHHGHSHYGPEALPSKKDQEEGVTEKLQNGDLDHMIPHITSELECKTPSGDEKVVVGSLSVQDLQASQSACYWLKEVRYSDIGTLAWMITLSDGLHNFIDGLAIGASFTVSVFQGISTSVAILCEEFPHELGDFVILLNAGMTIRQALFFNFISACCCYVGLAFGIVAGSHFSANWIFALAGGMFLYIALADMFPEMNEVSQEDEQNGSTLITFAIQNAGLLTGFTIMVLLTMYSGQIQIG